A single genomic interval of Melanotaenia boesemani isolate fMelBoe1 chromosome 4, fMelBoe1.pri, whole genome shotgun sequence harbors:
- the LOC121637770 gene encoding CD209 antigen-like protein E, producing the protein MARAVHREQTDISMDYANLPDPSACRRSDIHNEVHHSAPGTKMYKLVAVSFGFLCILQVALNVSLRLGFYNPDICNNGTEDLDKLRKLAVDYFQQGWVYFHPSLYYISLIRKTWQESREDCLRRGADLVIINTKDEQDFTRQFNKFTWIGLNDSTKQGDWKWVDGTPLTKSYWSPGEPNRFEGKNESCVEIRFHETENSWNNEPCDAQNFWICEKNVYL; encoded by the exons ATGGCAAGAGCTGTCCACAGAGAACAAACTGACATCTCCATGGATTATGCAAATCTACCAGATCCATCAGCCTGCAGGCGCTCTGATATACACAATGAAGTGCATCATTCTGCACCAG GGACAAAGATGTACAAACTGGTTGCTGTAAGCTTTGGATTCCTCTGTATCCTACAAGTCGCTCTCAATGTCTCACTGCGGCTTGGTTTCT acaATCCAGACATTTGCAATAATGGGACTGAGGATTTAGATAAACTAAGAAAACTGGCTG TTGACTATTTCCAACAGGGATGGGTGTATTTCCATCCCAGTTTGTATTATATTTCATTAATCCGGAAAACCTGGCAGGAGAGTAGAGAGGACTGTCTGCGAAGAGGTGCAGACCTGGTGATCATTAATACCAAAGATGAACAG GATTTCACAAGACAGTTTAACAAGTTCACATGGATTGGCCTAAATGACAGCACGAAGCAAGGGGACTGGAAATGGGTGGACGGGACTCCACTGACCAAAAG TTACTGGAGCCCAGGGGAGCCCAACAGATTTGAAGGCAAAAATGAATCTTGTGTAGAGATAAGGTtccatgaaacagaaaacagctggaaTAACGAACCATGTGATGCGCAGAACTTTTGGATCTGTGAGAAAAATGTGTATCTTTAA